The DNA region ACGCCGGAGAACAACTACGACGTGCAGATGCGGACCGGGCTGAACAACACCGACTACCGGAGCGTCTCCGCGGGCGACGTGTTGCTGGCCGCGGCGTACATGCGCTCGGAGAGCGGCGAGGCGACCGTCCAGTTCAACGTCCAGAACGACAACACCGAGGCGTTCTCCGAGACGACCGGCACGAACCAGGTGACGGTCGGTTCTGAGTGGCAGCGGTACTACTTCCCCGTCGAGATCGGCGCGGACGCCGACGCCGGGACGTGGTGGTCGGAGTTCTGGCTCGGGTTCGGCCAGGGCACCGTCGACATCGGCGGCGTGGCCCTGCTCGACTTCGGGTCCGGTGCCAGCGCGGGGAACCTTCCCTCGGGCACCGCCAGCGACGACGACCTGTACTACGGCGACGTGTACACGGACGTGATGGGGATGGACCTGCCCGCGCCGGAGTTCAAGATCGCCGACTCGGAGTCGGCGACCATCGAGTCCGGCTCGATGATCATCGAGAACCCCAACGGATCGCTCTCCTCGCCGTCGCTGGGTGACGTGCCGTTCACGGAGGCGAGGCGCTTCGAGGTCACGAGCGAACCCGACAACGCCTACGACGTGCAGTTCCGGGCGAACGTCCCCGAGTCGGTCTCGGCGGGCGACGTGCTGCTCGCGGTCGCGTACCTGCGTTCACCCTCGGAGGACCCGCAAGCGTCGTTCTACGCGGTCGACGCGGGCGACTTCGGGAACGACGCGGCCGGCAACACCAGCCCGACCGTCGCCGGCGAGTGGGAGCGCCACTACTTCCCGATCCAGTTCAGCGACGACACGAGCGCCGGGAACGCGTACGTCCAGCTGCGGCTCGGGTTCGAGGGACAGACCGTCGACGTGGGCGGGTTCGCCCTGCTGGACTTCGACGGCGCGGCGTCCGTCGGGAACCTCCCCAGCGGGACCCTGGCCCCCGACCAGTACGACGAGTGGCCCGACGTGTCCGACCCCTACTACTCGACGCTGGTCGAGGACCTGCGGGACCGGGAGCTGGGCGCCGCCGGCCGGTTCGTCTACGCGAACAACGAGGCCGACACCTTCGCCGCGTACGAACTCGCTCGCCCGGGGGAGGACAGCCCCGGCAGCGCGACCCGCTCGTCGCTCGACGTGAGCGGCGCGGACGTGCCCTTCTCCGAGGCGACCCGGATAGACATCACGGAGACGCCGAACAACGCCTACGAGTTCAGCCTCAAGGGGCTCGTCGAGGACAGGTCGATCGGCAGCGGCGACGTGCTGCTGGGCGTCGCGTACCTGCGCACGCCCGACGAGGACGGGGAGGCGTCGATCACCTACAAGTCGACGGAGAACGGGTCGATCTCGTCGAACTACGTCACGAAGGGGCGGCCGACCGTCGGCCCGGAGTGGGAGCGGTACTACTTCCCCGTCGAGTTCGCCTCCGACGGCGCCAGCGGCGAGTGGTTCACCGAGATGTGGCTGGGCAACGAGGTCCAGACCGTCGACATCGGCGGCCTGGCGCTGGTCGACTTCGCGCAGGGCGTCTCGGTCGACGCCCTCCCGGCCTGGCAGGAGTCGCCCGCCCCCGGCTGGGAGGCCGAAGCCGACCAGCGCATCCAGGAACACCGGACGGCCGAGATGCGGGTCGACGTCGTCGACGAGGAGGGCGACCCCGTCGAGGGCGCCGAGGTGTCCGTCGAGATGCGGGACCACGAGTTCGGCTTCGGCATCATGACCAACGCCGGCGAACTGCAGAGCGCCTCCGAGGGCGACCCTTACGTCGAGAACCGCAAGGGGATGTTCAACCTCGGCGTGCTGGAGAACGCCCACAAGTGGCGCTTCTGGGAGAACGACAAGGAGGCGCCCGACGCCGCCGTCGAGTGGTTCAACGAGTTGGGCTGGGACGTGCGCGGCCACGTCGCCCTGTGGGGGAGCGTCTCCTCGTACGCCGTCCCCAACGACGTGGTCGAGGCGATGGGCGCCCCCTGGGAGGCCCAGGGGATCGAGGCCGGCGAGCCCGACCCCGAGTACGTCCGCGAGCAGACGCTGAACCACGTCCGCGACATCATCGAGTACTACGGCGACGACATCGACGAGTGGGAGGTCATGAACGAGATCATCCCGCAGCCGGGCCTGGTCAAGGCGATCAACGGCATCCAGGCGACCGAGGACACGACGATGACCGACCCGCGCCCGGAGGAAGCACAGATCATAAACGAGTGGATGGCCGAGGCCCGCGACGCCGGCCACGAGGACCTCTCGCTGGCGATCAACGACTACAACACCATCGAGGGGCCGTACAACAACCGCCGCGAGCGCTACCGGGCCCAGATCGAGAACATCGAGAACTCCGAGATCGCCGACCTGGACGCGGTCGGTCTGCAGAGCCACTTCAGCCAGAGCAGCAAGCTGCTGCCCTCGGAGACGATGGCGGCGCTGGACAGCTACGCCCAGTACGACGTGCGCCTGCGGATCACGGAGTTCGACATGTCCGACGAGAACTGGTCCGAGGAGAACAAGGCCGACTTCTTCTACCAGTTCCTCAAGACCGTCTTCAGCCACCCCGCGGTCGACGACTTCGTGGTCTGGGGGCTGATCGACACGCTGCACTGGCGCGACGACGCGCCGTTCTACGCGGCCGGCTGGGAGGAGAAACCAGCCCTCGACCGCTACCGCGACCTCGTGTTCGACCAGTGGTGGACCGAGGCGTCGGGCACCACCGACGCCTCCGGCGCCTACTCGCTGCAGGGCTTCAAGGGCGAGTACGCGGTCGACGTGAGCTACGAGGACGCGTCTGTCTCGGCGACGACCACGCTCTCGGACGGGGGGACGACCCTCGAAGTCTCGCTCGACGGCGACTACGCCGAGGAGGGCGGCGGGGAGAGCGACGACGGTGGCGACTACAGCGGCCCGACCGCCGACGCCGGGTCGGCCAAGCGCGTGCGGCCCGGCGAGGAGGTCACGCTGAACGGCGGCGGGTCCAGCGGCAGGGACATCTCCTACGAGTGGTTCCAGATGTACGAGTCGACGACCGCCGACCCGGCGGTCTCGCTCACCGGGAAGGAGACGGCGAGCGCGTCGTTCACCGCCCCGGAGGTCGAGGAGACCCGGGCGCTTGACTTCCGCCTGGAGGTCACCGACGCCAGGGGCAACACCGCCCAGGACACCGTCGACGTGGTCGTCGAACCGGCCGACACGGCGACGCCAACGGCGACGCCCACGGAGACGGCCACCCCCACCGCGACGCCCACGGCGACGCCGACCGACACGCCGACCGCGACGCCGACCGACACCCCCACGCCGACGGAGACGCCCACGGCGACGCCGACCGACACGCCGACCGCGACACCGACGGATACCCCCACGCCGACGGAGACGCCCACGGCGACGCCGACCGACACGCCGACCGCGACGCCTGCCGGGACCGACCCGGCGACGCCCGAGCCGGAGGAGACGACGGCGGGCGACGGCCCGGGCATGGGTATCGTCTCGACGGTCGCGACCCTCGGCGGGCTCGCCAGCGTCGCGAAGTACCTCGCCGGCGACGACGGGGACGACGACGCCTGACGCGTCTCGTTCCCGCCCGGCGCTGTCAGACGTAGCCCGCCGCTTCCCCCGGGGGTCCCAGGCCCCGCTTCGCAGCCTTCTCGTCCCGTTTCCCGACGTGGGGACGGGCAGTTCTCTGACCACGGCCCCCGTCCGAATACCGGACGTGAGACTGTCGTCGGAACCATTAATATCCGCGTCCACCACCGAATAGCCGTAATGACAGCCGACTCCGACGCAGCCTACCGTGACCCGACGGTACCGACATCGCGGCGTATCGAGGATCTGCTCTCACGAATGACGGTCGAGGAGAAGGCCGCCCAGCTCGGGTCCGTCAGCCCGAGCAGCGGCGTCGCCGACAACGCCGGCGAGGACGACGAGGGGCACGAACTCGTCGAGGACGGTCAGCTCAACCGCGAAGTCGTCGACGAACTGATCGGCGACGGGGTCGGCCACCTCACCCGGGTCGGCGGCGAGGGGAGCCTCCCCCCGGAACAGGCCGCCGCCGTCACCAACGAGATCCAGGAGTACCTCGTCGAGGAGACGCGGCTCGGCATCCCCGCGATCCCCCACGAGGAGTGTCTCAGCGGCTACATGGGCCCCGAGGGCACCACCTTCCCGCAGGGGATCGGCATGGCCAGCACCTGGGACCCCGAGCTCATGCAGGCGGTCACCGACACCATCGGCGACCAGCTGGAAGCCATCGGCACCGCCCACGCGCTCTCGCCGGTGCTGGACGTGGCCCGCGACCTCCGCTGGGGCCGCGTCGAGGAGACATTCGGCGAGGACCCGTATCTCATCGCCGAGATGGCGACCGCCTACGTCCGGGGGCTGCAGGGCGACTCCCCGGCCGACGGCATCTCCGCCACCCTCAAGCACTTCGTCGGTCACGGCGTCGGCGCGGGCGGGAAGAACCGCTCGTCGGTCGACGTGAGCGAGCGCACCCTCCGGGAGGTCCACATGTTCCCGTTCGAGGCGGCCGTCCAGGAGGCCGACGCCGAGGCCGTGATGAACGCCTACCACGACATCGACGGCGTCCCCTGCGCGAAAGACGAGTGGCTGCTGACCGACGTGCTGCGCGGCGAGTGGGGCTTCGACGGCCACGTCGTCTCCGACTACTTCAGCGTCGACTTCCTCAAGGAGGAACACGGCGTCGCCGCCACCCAGCAGGAGGCCGCCGTCTCGGCCGTCGAGGCCGGCATCGACGTGGAGCTGCCCAACACGGACTGCTACGAGTACCTCGCCGAGGCCGTCCGCGACGGCGACCTCGCAGAGGAGACGCTCGACGAGTCGGTCCGCCGCGTGCTGCACGCGAAGTTCGAGAAGGGCCTGTTCGAGGACCCGACCGTCGACGTCGACGCCGCGACCGACCCCTACGAGGACGAGGCCGCGGCCGGGCTGGCCCGCGAGGCCGCCCGCGACTCGCTGGTCGTCCTGAAGAACGACGATGACCTGCTGCCGCTGGACGACGCCGACTCCGTCGCCGTGGTCGGCCCGAAGGCCGACGACAAGAAGGGGATGCTCGGCGACTACGCCTACGCCGCCCACTACCCCGAGGAGGAGTACGAGTTCGAGGCCGACACCCCCCTGGCGGCCATCGAGAACCGCGTCGACGCCGACGTGACCTACGCCCAGGGCTGTACGGCGACCGGCACCGCCACGGACAAGATCGGCCGCGCCGTCGAGGCAGCCGAGGGCGCCGACGTGGCGCTGGCGTTCGTCGGCGCCCGCTCGGCCGTCGACTTCTCCGACGTGGACGCCGAGAAGTCCGAACAGCCCATGGTGCCGACCAGCGGCGAGGGCTGTGACGTGACCGACCTCGGGCTGCCCGGCGTCCAGGAGCAGCTCGTCGCGCAGGTCGAGGAGACTGACACACCCGTCGTCGTCGTGCTCGTCAGCGGGAAGCCCCACGCGATCCCGGAGATCGACGCGGGCGCCGACGCCGTCGTCCAGGCGTGGCTCCCCGGCGAGGAGGCCGGCAACGCCGTCGTCGACGTGGTCTTCGAGGGCCACGACTCCGGCGGCCACCTGCCGGTGTCGATGCCCAAGTCGGTCGGGCAGCTCCCGGTCCACTACAGCCGCAAGCCCAACACCTACAGCGAGACGTACGTCTACGACGACGCCCAGCCGGTCTACCCGTTCGGCCACGGGCTGAGCTACGCCGAGTTCGAGTACTCCGAGCTGGACCTGTCGGACGTGGACGTCGACCCCTCCGGCACCTTCACCGCGAGCGTCACCGTCGAGAACACGGCCGACCGCGCCGGCAGCGACGTGGTCCAGCTGTACGTCTCCGCGGAGAACCCCGACCTGGCACGGCCGGTCCAGGAACTGGTCGGCTTCGAGCGCGTCGAGCTCGACGCCGGCGAGTCGACCCGGGTGAGCTTCGAGCTGGGCGCGAGCCAGCTGGCCTACCACGACCGCAACGCGAACCTCGCGGTCGAGGCCGGCGACTACGAGCTGCGGGTCGGCCACTCCGCCGAGGAGATCGCCGAGACCGCCCGCCTGTCCGTGACCGACACGAAGCAGGTCCCGCGGACGGGCCGCCGCTACTTCACCGAGACGAGCCTCGACCGGGCCTGACCGGTCCCCCCGGTCGCCGCTTCGCTCCGCGCCGTTTCGTTCCGTCGTCGCGCTCCCGGATACGGCGTGGCCCGTCCGCCGGGACGGCCATTATCGAACGTGACATACGCACGGCGACCGACGATTCGGTCCCTGTTCACGCGCACGCGCGTTGTAAGATCCAAGCATCCGTCTACGCCGTCCGGGCGCCACGAGGCAAGTTCTCATGGGTGATACCGATGTGGTCGACCCGGCCGCCGGGCGAGCGCGGGCGGGCGGCGCTCTCGCCGGTGTGGCAACCCTTTTCGGGACCGCCCGACAACCGGGGAGCATGGTTCGGGCGTCGGTCGCCGACGGAGGGGTCCGGTCGTGAGCGAGCAGAGCGACGAGCAGACGGGCAGGGAGGCGGCCGCCGAGGCGCTGTGCGAGCAGAACCGGAAGGTCCTCGGCGTGTTCACGATCGCCGTCGTGTTCCTGCTGCTCCAGCTCCCGTACCTGGTCGTCACCGACGCGGACTCGTCGCTGTTCGTCGTGGCGGTGTTGAACGTCGTCGGGAGCGGGGCGTTCGCCCTCCTCAGCGGCGGCGCGCTCTGGTTCTGCCGCCAGCGGGCGATGTGAGTCGTCGGCCGACGAGAGGCGGTCGGCGTCGCGGCCCGCAGTACGCGGTCGTCCGGTCCGGTAGCTACGGGCGAGGTGACCGACGGCGAGAAGTTTCGAGGGTGATGCGACCGGCGGCGAGACGTTCCGGGGCCCTCAGGCCGACGACGTGGCGCGGGCGTACAGCTTGTTCGCCAGCAGGAAGCCGTACGCGGTCGCGCCCAGGACGATGAGGGTGGTCCCGAAGATGCCCAGCATCGCGGCGAAGACCTTGTGGGCGAGGACGACGCCCTCGACCTGTCCGAACGTCTGGTACTGCTCGGGGATCCCGTTCATCAGCGAGATCGGCCCGGCGTCGCCGCCGATGACGATGGCCGGCGTCCCGTTGACGAAGGTCGCGCCCAGGACGATACAGCCCACGCCCATGAGGATGACCATCAGCGAGATGTTCCCGACCATGAAGTAGTACAGCGCCAGCGCGTACGCCCGGACGCCGTCCGCCTCCTGACGGGCTCGTTCGATTTCCTGTCTCATTGCGATAGAGTGTTTCACACACCTATTTGAAGGTTGCGCTTGCGGGAGCGACCCAGCCCGACCCGCGAACAAGATCAGTCCCCGCTCGGTATGAAATAATCAGGAAGTTTTATATAGAGCTGGCAGAAGGTAGAGGTATGCGGAAGCCTGACAGCATCCGTGACAAGGAGTTATCGCGACGCCGGTACGCGCAGATACTGGCTGGAATGGGAGCCGCGGGCGTGGCCGGCTGTGGGAGCGACGGTGGGTCCACCGCCACACCCGGGTCGGAGGACACCCCCACGCCGACGCCCAGCGGGGACGGCGGGGACGACGGCGACGGTGGCGACGGTGAGACCGACAGCGCGACCGCGACCGCCGAGGAGCCGGTGACGCGGCAGGTCAACTACGCGGTGGCGAACTCGCCGGACGTGTTCAACTGGAACCCGTGGACGCCTCAGGACAACACCATCGGCGACCTGTGGATGTCGGACCTCCACGGGCTGCGGAACGTCCACACGACGAACCTGTCGTACTCGGGGACGACGGTGCCGACCCCGCACAAGCCCGACCACGAGGAGATCGAGATCATGACGTGGATCTCGGGCTACGAGGTCGAGCCCCCCTACGACTGGTACGACCACCACGACGACCGGTCGGCCTACTGGAACGGCGACCCCCACGACGCCGAAGCGCGCGAGACGCACAACCACGTCCACTGGTTCCAGGACGGCAACAAGTTCACCGAGGGCACGACCTTCAACGAGCGCGCCGAATCCCAGTGGACTCACCACATGTGGCAGGCCAAGGGTTCGGTCCCCGAGCAGGACCCCAACCCGACGGCGCGGGTCGTGCTCCGCTCGCAGGCCGGTCCGGTCGACGGCAACCCGCCGATCCACCCCGACTTCACGGAGCCGTACCTCGAACGCTACCAGGACGCGGGCAACTCCGACGAGGTCAGCTCGATCACCGACGAGCTCGTCAGCGACCGGATCAGCCTCGACCGGATGGCCATGGAGGGCGGCACCGACGAGATGCTCGCCGGCACGGGTCCCTACCGGCTGGAGTCGATGGACGACGTGGGCTCCGAGCGGATGATCCTGCACCTCAACCCCGACCACCCCAACGCGGAGAACACCAACGTCGAGCGGCTCGCGCTCTACTGGGCCGAGGGCGACCGGCGCCAGACGCTCGTCAACGAGGGCGTGCTCGACGTCGACTCCGGCGCCGTCACCGACAGCGGGGCGACCACCCGCGAGTCGCTGCCGGACCACGTCCAGGAGTTCACCCGCTGGCTGCGCGCCACGGGCGGCGACGTCTGGCAGCTCAACTGGCAGAACCCGCACCTCCAGAACCTCTGGGTGCGCCGCGCGCTCATCGAGGCCATCGACTGGAACGCCGTCTCCGCCAACGGCTGGGGCGAGGACGCCTCCCAGGTCACCCAGCACGACACGTTCCTGCTGGACGCCCAGTCCGAGAACACGTTCTCGGAGGACTTCCTCGACCAGCTGCACCACTACTCGCGCTCCTCGAACAAGGAGAACGCCAACGAGTACATGCGGCGGGCGGGCTACAGCAAGCAGGGCGGCCAGTGGGTCGACCCCAACGGCAACCCCGCCGAGATCGACCTCTCGTCGCGGTCGGGCAGCCCCGCAAACGTGCAGGGCGCCCAGACCATCCGCGCCAACCTCGCCAACTGGGGCTTCGGCGTGAACTTCACCACGCAGGGCTGGAACACGTGGTCGAACACCATCGACCCGAACAACGGCCTCAACTACGACTCGACGATGTTCTGGCACGGCGACCCGTACGTCTTCCAGTACTACCACGACCGCGGCGCGTGGTGGGACCTGGGCCTGGTCGCCGGCAGCCCGACCGGCAACCCCTTCGACGCCGACCCCGAGGACGAGGTCGACACGCAGGGCAAGCCGATCGTCCAGCAGGTGCCCGACGAGCCGGGCGCCTTCGAGGCCCCCGACGAGGCCGGCAAGTCGCCGGACCTCGACAACGCCACGGAGGTCAACCTCGTCGAGACGGTCAACGCGATCCGCGAGCCGGGTAACTCCGAGGAAGCCCAGCAGGAGCTGTACCGCACCTGCGCGAAGTACTACAACTTCTACGTCCCGCACTTCGTCTTCCACCAGTACCTGATGGGCTCGTACGGCGACGTGCGCGACTTCGACTGGCCGGACCCGTCCGCCCGCGCCTTCGACTACGAGCGCTCGTTCGGTATCGAGGACGTGCTCGTGCTCGGCGGCATCACCCAGGCCAGCACCGACACGGAGTTCGAGCCGCCGGAATAAGCGGCTGACTCCCCGTATCGACAGCCGAACACCCGGTCGTCCGGGCCGACGTTTCTCCGCGTTTCTCGCCGTCCAGCGTGAGAAGTGGTCGCCAGCCCCCGCTCCGTACCGTCGGAATTCGCGGACCGCTCCCGCCGACCGTCGCGGCGTCAGCCGTCGGTCGCCGGGCGGATCGCACCGTGTTTCAGCATGTGGAATACCGGCTGGTCGCCGGGGCCGGCGGTCCCGTACTCGCGGTCGTCGTCGTGGGCGGGCCACTCGAAGTCGCGGGTGTTGCCCCAGAGACCGTCGACGCTGTTGCCCAGGTAGATGTCCGGGAGGGCGTCGTTCCACCAGGTCGCGAACGTCGCGATCGCGTCGACGGTCGTCTCGCGGTCGTTCGGGGCCTCGATCGTCCGCCAGGTGTCGAGGAGGTCGACCGTCCGGCGCTCGCCGTCGGGGGCGTCGACGGCGCCGGGCGTCCGCGGGACGGACGCCGCGACGGGTTTGCCGCGGCTGCCCGCCTCGGCGCCGGGGTCGTCGACGCCGTAGCCGATCGCGGTCGCGCCGTCGCCGGTCACGTCGTAGACGCTGTAGGGGTCGCCGTCGAAGCTCCAGACGACGACGTCGTGGGTGTGGTTCGAGACGGCGCTGTAGACGTTGCTGTTGGTGAGCCGGTCGGTCTCGACGTCGAAGCCGAACCGCGAGAGGCTCGACGCGACGACCTCGGTCGCCGACACGTAGTCGGACCACACGGGCGTCGCGATCCGGATCGCGGGGCGCTCGCCGTCCGGGCCGCGCCAGTCGCCGTTGTCGTCGCGGCTGTAGCCGCCCGCGCGCATGTACTCGGCGGCGGTCGCCTCGTCGGCCTCGACGGGGTAGCGGTGGAGCCGCTCGCGGACCTCGTCGGGGAGCCACCGGCGGGCGGCGGGCGCCGAGAGGCCCGTCTGCAGTTCGATCGGCTCGCCCCAGTCGGCCACGTCGACGATCTGGTCGACGGGGACGACCGAGAGGAGTGCCCGCCGGACGGGCCGGCGTCCCAGGTGCGGGTCCCGCCAGTCGAGCACGAGCTTGGTGCCGGAGTCGGTCGGGTAGGTCGCGAGCTGTTCGAGGTTCCCCGGCGGGGAGCCGCGCTGGTCGGCGAGCAGCCCGTTGCCGCCGTCGAGCCACCCCTTGTCGATGAGGTTCTCGACGGACATCGACTGGACGACGGGGAACCACAGGCGCGGGACCGCGACCTCGTCGGCGCGGGGGTGGTCGTCGTAGCGCTCCAGCATCAGCCGGTTGATCGACACCTCGACGAGCTCGTAGGGGCCACAGCCCAGCCCCTCGTCGGCGAGCGTCTCCAGTCCGGGGCTGTCCGTCCGGAGCTCGGCGACGACCTCCGAGCGGCGCTCGTCGGTCCCGGCCTCGCGGAGCCGGTCGAGCCACGGCTCGTAGCGGTCGGCCCGGGTCCGGACGGCGCCGCCCGCCGCCGCCGCGAGCGCGAGCGGCCGGTCCAGGGGCCGCTCGAAGCGGTAGCGGAGGGTCCGCTCGTCGCGGAGGTCGACGCCGTAGCCGTCGTCGCCGCCGACGAACGACGCGATGCGCTCCTCGACCCACGCGTCGCGGGCGGTGACGGGGTCGCCCGACCACCAGGTGTAGCCGTCGGCGTAGGTGACGGTCGCGGTGTCGCCGTCGATATCGACCGACTCAACCACGTCGCCGAGCCGGCGGTCGCCGCCGGGCGTGGTGTACGACTCCGCCTCGAAGAGGACCGAGTAGAACGCCGCGGGGTCCGAGCTGGACCACGGGCCGACGTGGACGTTCTCGGGGACGTAGGGGAACTGGAAGCCGAACACCCGCGGCGAGTCGACGATCTCGTTCGGCTCGGTGCAGCCGGCCAGCGACCCGGCCGCCCCGGCGCCGAGCGCGGCGAGGTACGCCCGCCGGGTCAACCCGCCGCCCGCCCGCCCTTCGGAACCAGGTTCCATCGCCGCGAGGTTATGGACGACCCGCCTTAAGGCCTCCGGGGGCGAACCCGCCCGAGCGGTCGGGCCCGCGGTGCCTCGGAGACGGTCAGCCGTGAGAGTCCCCGTCCGATCAGATTCGACACGGCGCGGCCCGAAACGTCCCGGGTGCGAACGGTTCTCTCCCGCGGCGGCCAGGCGGGGGCAGGTTCGCTGTATCCAGCGGATCGCCACCCGCCGGCCTCCGGCAAGCGGAAAAGACATATAGGGTCGATCGTACAAGTCGTAGTATGGATGATTATGTGTCACAGGAAGCCCTGCGGTTCGTCGTGATCGGGCTCGTGGCGATGGCCGCCGTCGCCGTGGGCGCCGCGACGATCACGGCGACCGTCGACACCGGGGCGGCGACCGGTGCCGGGGAGGACCCGGCGCAGGATCCGAACGAGCAGGGACCAAACCAGGGTGGTAGCAGCGGAGACGGCCCGGGCGGGGGTGACGGGCTCAACCGAAGCGGGGGCGGTGCCGACGGCGACGTGGTCCAGTACACCACCTGCGTCGAGCCGCTGACGACGTGGTACGGCGGCCTGGTGTACTTCGGCGCCGCCGCGATGCTCGTCTTCCTGATCAAGCGCCGGTACTCGTTCGGCGCCGCGTTCCTGGGGCTGTACGCGCTCGCGCCGCCCGTCCTCCTGGCGTACTTCCTCGGGACCGACTGCGCGACCGTCGGCGGTCCCGGCCTGGGCGACGGGACGGTCGGCGGCTCGACCAACACCTCCACGTCGCCGGTCGCGTCGATGGACGTGCCGCCCGCGGCCGTCCTCGGCGTGTTCGGGGTCGTGCTCGTCGCGACGGCCGCGGTCCTGTTCCGCGCGTCGAGCGACCAGCAGATCACCACCATGGAGGAGGAAGCCGTCGACGAGGGCGAGGGCGCCGACGTGATGGACCTCGCCCAGGCCGCCGGTCGCGCGGCCGACCGCCTGGAAGAGCACAACGCCGACGTGGACAACGAGGTCTACCGCGCGTGGTGGGAGATGACCA from Halosimplex halophilum includes:
- a CDS encoding endo-1,4-beta-xylanase is translated as MREPDSGGRGDDRLRVGRRPFLQSIGAAGAAGGIASVTADEVRADTPDSWASGGDAYYSSLVADLRNGRGLPPASFEFDNTESGAWNTLYAQAGSDGQYGTAESIDVSDDDVPFSEARRIDVTDAPDPDYPVQVRGDLTRDVSSGDVMLAVAYLRSSSDSPQAEFYAVDSGGFNSGSVGNYQPTIGSEWERHYFPIEFGADTAADSEDQNLYIQWQLGFKEQTVDIGGVALLDFGTNVEFDTLPSGVTSPALGPYYSTLVSDLSDAGFPGGEFVYANTESGTWDTWNTNGVGEGSPGAAQSLDVSDDGVPFSEAQRITVESADTESYAVQMRGTVGGQSVEAGDTFLGVVYFRAPEGDVEVEYRARVSDPYSNEVNDNSKPSIGSEWQRQYVPIEYQNAADAGNWWIELNFGYGEQTVDVGGIALVDFGQDVDVAELPSGVPSGGGDDGNGGDSPSEWPSPSDPYYSWLVNNLSGDGLPAAEFVYADNESETVSGHYTSAGGNGSVSSLDVSGETVPFSAARRFEITSTPENNYDVQMRTGLNNTDYRSVSAGDVLLAAAYMRSESGEATVQFNVQNDNTEAFSETTGTNQVTVGSEWQRYYFPVEIGADADAGTWWSEFWLGFGQGTVDIGGVALLDFGSGASAGNLPSGTASDDDLYYGDVYTDVMGMDLPAPEFKIADSESATIESGSMIIENPNGSLSSPSLGDVPFTEARRFEVTSEPDNAYDVQFRANVPESVSAGDVLLAVAYLRSPSEDPQASFYAVDAGDFGNDAAGNTSPTVAGEWERHYFPIQFSDDTSAGNAYVQLRLGFEGQTVDVGGFALLDFDGAASVGNLPSGTLAPDQYDEWPDVSDPYYSTLVEDLRDRELGAAGRFVYANNEADTFAAYELARPGEDSPGSATRSSLDVSGADVPFSEATRIDITETPNNAYEFSLKGLVEDRSIGSGDVLLGVAYLRTPDEDGEASITYKSTENGSISSNYVTKGRPTVGPEWERYYFPVEFASDGASGEWFTEMWLGNEVQTVDIGGLALVDFAQGVSVDALPAWQESPAPGWEAEADQRIQEHRTAEMRVDVVDEEGDPVEGAEVSVEMRDHEFGFGIMTNAGELQSASEGDPYVENRKGMFNLGVLENAHKWRFWENDKEAPDAAVEWFNELGWDVRGHVALWGSVSSYAVPNDVVEAMGAPWEAQGIEAGEPDPEYVREQTLNHVRDIIEYYGDDIDEWEVMNEIIPQPGLVKAINGIQATEDTTMTDPRPEEAQIINEWMAEARDAGHEDLSLAINDYNTIEGPYNNRRERYRAQIENIENSEIADLDAVGLQSHFSQSSKLLPSETMAALDSYAQYDVRLRITEFDMSDENWSEENKADFFYQFLKTVFSHPAVDDFVVWGLIDTLHWRDDAPFYAAGWEEKPALDRYRDLVFDQWWTEASGTTDASGAYSLQGFKGEYAVDVSYEDASVSATTTLSDGGTTLEVSLDGDYAEEGGGESDDGGDYSGPTADAGSAKRVRPGEEVTLNGGGSSGRDISYEWFQMYESTTADPAVSLTGKETASASFTAPEVEETRALDFRLEVTDARGNTAQDTVDVVVEPADTATPTATPTETATPTATPTATPTDTPTATPTDTPTPTETPTATPTDTPTATPTDTPTPTETPTATPTDTPTATPAGTDPATPEPEETTAGDGPGMGIVSTVATLGGLASVAKYLAGDDGDDDA
- a CDS encoding glycoside hydrolase family 3 N-terminal domain-containing protein codes for the protein MTADSDAAYRDPTVPTSRRIEDLLSRMTVEEKAAQLGSVSPSSGVADNAGEDDEGHELVEDGQLNREVVDELIGDGVGHLTRVGGEGSLPPEQAAAVTNEIQEYLVEETRLGIPAIPHEECLSGYMGPEGTTFPQGIGMASTWDPELMQAVTDTIGDQLEAIGTAHALSPVLDVARDLRWGRVEETFGEDPYLIAEMATAYVRGLQGDSPADGISATLKHFVGHGVGAGGKNRSSVDVSERTLREVHMFPFEAAVQEADAEAVMNAYHDIDGVPCAKDEWLLTDVLRGEWGFDGHVVSDYFSVDFLKEEHGVAATQQEAAVSAVEAGIDVELPNTDCYEYLAEAVRDGDLAEETLDESVRRVLHAKFEKGLFEDPTVDVDAATDPYEDEAAAGLAREAARDSLVVLKNDDDLLPLDDADSVAVVGPKADDKKGMLGDYAYAAHYPEEEYEFEADTPLAAIENRVDADVTYAQGCTATGTATDKIGRAVEAAEGADVALAFVGARSAVDFSDVDAEKSEQPMVPTSGEGCDVTDLGLPGVQEQLVAQVEETDTPVVVVLVSGKPHAIPEIDAGADAVVQAWLPGEEAGNAVVDVVFEGHDSGGHLPVSMPKSVGQLPVHYSRKPNTYSETYVYDDAQPVYPFGHGLSYAEFEYSELDLSDVDVDPSGTFTASVTVENTADRAGSDVVQLYVSAENPDLARPVQELVGFERVELDAGESTRVSFELGASQLAYHDRNANLAVEAGDYELRVGHSAEEIAETARLSVTDTKQVPRTGRRYFTETSLDRA
- a CDS encoding ABC transporter substrate-binding protein, whose protein sequence is MRKPDSIRDKELSRRRYAQILAGMGAAGVAGCGSDGGSTATPGSEDTPTPTPSGDGGDDGDGGDGETDSATATAEEPVTRQVNYAVANSPDVFNWNPWTPQDNTIGDLWMSDLHGLRNVHTTNLSYSGTTVPTPHKPDHEEIEIMTWISGYEVEPPYDWYDHHDDRSAYWNGDPHDAEARETHNHVHWFQDGNKFTEGTTFNERAESQWTHHMWQAKGSVPEQDPNPTARVVLRSQAGPVDGNPPIHPDFTEPYLERYQDAGNSDEVSSITDELVSDRISLDRMAMEGGTDEMLAGTGPYRLESMDDVGSERMILHLNPDHPNAENTNVERLALYWAEGDRRQTLVNEGVLDVDSGAVTDSGATTRESLPDHVQEFTRWLRATGGDVWQLNWQNPHLQNLWVRRALIEAIDWNAVSANGWGEDASQVTQHDTFLLDAQSENTFSEDFLDQLHHYSRSSNKENANEYMRRAGYSKQGGQWVDPNGNPAEIDLSSRSGSPANVQGAQTIRANLANWGFGVNFTTQGWNTWSNTIDPNNGLNYDSTMFWHGDPYVFQYYHDRGAWWDLGLVAGSPTGNPFDADPEDEVDTQGKPIVQQVPDEPGAFEAPDEAGKSPDLDNATEVNLVETVNAIREPGNSEEAQQELYRTCAKYYNFYVPHFVFHQYLMGSYGDVRDFDWPDPSARAFDYERSFGIEDVLVLGGITQASTDTEFEPPE